One genomic window of Garra rufa chromosome 2, GarRuf1.0, whole genome shotgun sequence includes the following:
- the LOC141325978 gene encoding uncharacterized protein, with protein sequence MSKNTFEYLCERLRPAMEKEDTAFRLSIPHHKRIAIALWKLATNSEYRTISHLFGVGLTTVWRCTKEFCVAAADILLAELIPLPSTENLAKMAEYFERRWGVPQCVGAIDGSHIPIIAPREHHNDYVNRKGWHSIILQAVVDGKGQFWNICVGRPGSLHDARVLRLSKLWDLLNTQTLFPAHTRHIGGENLGYYIIGDAAYPAQPWLVKPFTDTGRLTEQQDMFNARISRARVMVETAFGRLKGRWRCLLKRNDCDLDLAREMVVACCILHNLCEQHNEVCRPEWMASDVPQYQQPSTPLPERERFIPEADVVRACLLRHFSHNV encoded by the coding sequence ATGTCTAAGAACACATTTGAATACCTTTGCGAGAGATTACGTCCTGCTATGGAAAAAGAAGACACTGCATTCCGTCTGTCTATCCCTCACCATAAAAGAATAGCCATCGCCCTCTGGAAATTGGCAACAAATTCAGAATACAGGACAATTTCGCATCTTTTTGGAGTTGGTCTAACAACTGTTTGGCGTTGCACAAAAGAGTTCTGCGTTGCAGCTGCAGACATCTTGCTGGCTGAACTCATCCCTCTCCCATCTACAGAGAACCTTGCAAAGATGGCAGAATATTTTGAAAGACGATGGGGGGTGCCACAGTGTGTGGGTGCGATTGATGGCTCACATATACCGATAATCGCACCAAGGGAACACCATAATGATTATGTGAATCGCAAGGGTTGGCACTCGATTATCTTACAGGCTGTTGTGGATGGAAAGGGgcagttttggaatatttgtgtTGGGCGACCGGGAAGCCTACATGATGCCCGTGTACTTCGACTGTCCAAACTGTGGGACCTCTTGAACACACAGACATTGTTTCCTGCACACACAAGACACATTGGAGGAGAGAATCTCGGCTATTACATTATTGGTGATGCTGCTTATCCTGCTCAGCCATGGCTAGTGAAACCTTTCACAGACACAGGAAGACTGACAGAACAACAAGATATGTTCAATGCTAGGATTAGTCGAGCCAGAGTAATGGTTGAAACTGCATTTGGCAGACTGAAAGGAAGGTGGCGTTGCCTTTTAAAACGTAATGACTGTGATTTGGATTTGGCCAGAGAGATGGTGGTAGCATGTTGTATTCTGCATAATCTGTGCGAACAACACAATGAGGTGTGCAGACCAGAATGGATGGCCTCTGATGTGCCCCAATATCAACAGCCTTCCACACCTCTTCCAGAGCGGGAGAGATTCATCCCTGAAGCAGATGTTGTGCGTGCCTGCCTGTTGAGACACTTTAGTCACAATGtatga